One part of the Caldisericum sp. genome encodes these proteins:
- the ffh gene encoding signal recognition particle protein, translating into MRRRTIFESLKESINSIFKKLRSKGHLSEEDIKGAIREIRLALLEADVNYKLVKEITDRVEKKAKEQKVLDSFTPAEQILSILYSVLVEYVGTSEKLDLRGGNNFIILVGLQGNGKTTTAAKLGYYLKNKMHYNPILVPFDFKRPASFEQLIQLGKTNNIPYLDLRNETNIEKALSKIEPYMEQNNFNVAIIDTAGRKEIDASLMEELKLINDYFDKKETLMVMDVTIGQTALDIVKGFKEYLDITGGIFTKFDSSAKGGSVLSFRYVTGSPVKFVGTGEKIQDLEVFDGDALISRLVGRGDLKGLFEKAQEAISLEESEKITKDFESGKFDLNDLKVQLESILKMGGISKVFSMLPNFGNVKIPKEYADEKALRRMIAIINAMTKEERAHPEIINASRKERIARGTHVSKAEVNQLLKNFENFKKLSKNLKNLDLSRFKF; encoded by the coding sequence ATTAGGAGGCGCACCATTTTTGAATCTCTTAAGGAAAGTATAAATTCAATCTTTAAGAAACTCCGTTCTAAGGGGCATTTAAGCGAAGAAGACATAAAGGGAGCCATTAGAGAAATTCGCCTTGCCCTATTGGAAGCGGATGTAAACTATAAACTTGTAAAAGAAATTACTGATAGGGTTGAGAAAAAAGCAAAAGAGCAAAAAGTATTAGATAGCTTTACTCCTGCAGAACAAATACTCTCTATTTTATATTCTGTCCTTGTTGAATATGTAGGCACTTCTGAAAAATTAGACCTTAGGGGAGGAAATAACTTCATAATCCTTGTAGGCTTACAGGGTAACGGAAAGACAACAACAGCAGCAAAACTCGGATACTATCTTAAAAATAAAATGCACTACAACCCTATCCTTGTCCCATTTGATTTCAAAAGGCCAGCAAGTTTCGAGCAACTCATTCAACTTGGAAAGACAAACAATATCCCCTATCTTGACTTAAGAAACGAAACAAATATAGAAAAGGCACTTTCAAAAATTGAGCCCTATATGGAACAGAACAACTTCAATGTTGCAATTATTGATACCGCTGGACGAAAAGAAATTGACGCCTCTCTTATGGAGGAGTTAAAGTTAATAAATGACTACTTCGATAAGAAAGAGACGCTTATGGTTATGGATGTAACCATAGGACAAACTGCACTGGATATAGTAAAAGGTTTCAAAGAATACCTTGATATAACAGGAGGAATATTCACGAAATTTGATTCCTCTGCAAAAGGCGGAAGCGTTCTCTCGTTTAGATATGTTACAGGAAGCCCTGTAAAATTCGTTGGGACTGGAGAAAAAATTCAAGATCTCGAAGTTTTTGATGGAGATGCCCTTATATCGAGACTTGTAGGAAGAGGCGATCTGAAAGGGTTGTTTGAAAAAGCGCAGGAAGCAATATCCCTTGAAGAGAGCGAGAAAATTACAAAGGACTTTGAAAGCGGCAAATTCGATCTTAACGATCTCAAAGTCCAACTCGAAAGCATCTTGAAGATGGGTGGAATTTCTAAAGTTTTCTCAATGCTTCCAAATTTCGGCAATGTGAAAATTCCAAAAGAATACGCAGATGAAAAAGCCCTGAGGAGAATGATTGCAATAATAAACGCTATGACAAAGGAAGAAAGGGCACATCCTGAAATTATTAACGCCTCGAGAAAAGAAAGAATAGCAAGAGGCACGCACGTAAGCAAGGCGGAAGTAAATCAACTTTTAAAGAACTTCGAAAATTTCAAAAAGTTGTCAAAAAATCTCAAGAATTTGGACCTTTCAAGATTCAAGTTTTAG
- the ftsY gene encoding signal recognition particle-docking protein FtsY produces MNILKILKNLLNKNDFSIEEVEEFLISKNFGIKFTEDFISRLKEEHTDYLTLFEKLIYEAFSNVDPKVNIGTSKPTVFMFVGSNGSGKTTSIAKVANYYKNRGFKDILLIAGDTFRSGATEQLSIWAERLNVHIVKGKPNADPASVVFDGLSKEGSYDLILIDTSGRVETNENLLKELTKIEKVILNKIGKIDEVFLVLDSLTGLNAFSQMEAFIKSISVTGIILTKFDSNSAPGVVVPIVQTYKIPVKFLGTGEEINDLEEFSIDRYIQKLTGGTK; encoded by the coding sequence ATGAATATATTAAAGATATTGAAAAATCTTCTCAATAAAAACGATTTCTCTATCGAAGAAGTCGAGGAGTTTTTGATATCCAAAAATTTCGGCATAAAATTCACAGAAGACTTTATAAGCAGGCTCAAAGAAGAACATACTGATTACCTAACCCTTTTTGAAAAACTCATTTACGAGGCATTTTCAAATGTAGATCCGAAAGTAAATATCGGGACAAGCAAGCCTACTGTTTTTATGTTTGTAGGTTCAAACGGCTCAGGAAAGACTACAAGCATTGCAAAGGTTGCAAACTATTACAAGAATAGAGGCTTTAAAGATATCCTTCTTATTGCAGGCGATACATTCAGGTCAGGGGCAACAGAACAACTTTCAATCTGGGCAGAGCGCTTAAATGTTCACATAGTAAAGGGAAAGCCAAATGCAGACCCTGCAAGCGTTGTATTTGACGGACTTTCCAAAGAAGGCAGTTACGACTTGATACTTATTGATACCTCTGGAAGGGTTGAGACAAATGAAAATCTCTTAAAAGAACTTACAAAAATCGAAAAAGTTATTTTGAATAAAATTGGCAAAATCGATGAAGTCTTCCTTGTCCTCGACAGCCTCACAGGATTAAATGCATTCAGTCAGATGGAAGCATTTATTAAATCAATAAGCGTTACGGGTATAATCCTTACAAAATTCGATTCGAATAGCGCACCTGGAGTTGTTGTTCCAATTGTTCAAACTTACAAGATACCTGTTAAGTTTCTTGGAACAGGCGAAGAGATAAATGACCTTGAAGAATTTTCGATTGATAGATACATTCAAAAACTGACGGGAGGTACAAAATGA
- a CDS encoding HTH domain-containing protein: protein MKELTPREKKLVKKARVKELLEVYSNLLTDKERKILTLYTDPALTGAAIAKKLKVSRQAVHDHIRRGINKMERCEAKSKLLEKKRKKVKIIFEIEGILSRKELTEEDIQKLNKLFSALKELD from the coding sequence ATGAAAGAATTAACACCAAGAGAAAAGAAACTTGTAAAAAAAGCAAGAGTAAAAGAACTTCTTGAAGTTTACTCAAATCTCCTTACAGATAAGGAAAGAAAAATACTCACACTTTATACTGATCCAGCACTCACTGGTGCAGCAATTGCAAAAAAACTTAAAGTTTCAAGGCAGGCAGTGCATGACCACATAAGACGTGGTATAAACAAAATGGAAAGGTGTGAAGCAAAGTCGAAGTTGTTAGAAAAGAAGAGGAAAAAGGTAAAAATTATATTCGAAATCGAAGGCATTTTATCCAGGAAAGAACTTACTGAAGAGGATATCCAAAAATTGAACAAACTTTTTTCAGCCCTAAAAGAGTTGGATTAG
- a CDS encoding DMT family transporter produces the protein MTKIEKFKENFALNILVLALLWGSDYILIKVAIQSFHPILFVSLKLLIGAISIFFILKFILEKRIVFVKSAVIFVLLAAFFDTFLPQVFISFGERTVPSYIASLMLASSPIFTLIFSIVFANEKLNYKLIPYFLLGFLGVFLIFFNEFVNAKVSVHILNLLLIACASISYAIGVILLKKVSEFMDAFTSSFYLMLFGFIFSLFAIPMFNVTKPILNVNSVLALLFASVVLNAFGYAYFFYAISKFGAGRASFIGYLVPFFSTLYGTIFLRETLTTFAIAGGALIILSSYLINRVTINVSKT, from the coding sequence ATGACAAAAATAGAAAAGTTTAAAGAAAATTTTGCATTAAACATACTTGTCCTTGCATTGCTTTGGGGATCGGATTATATTCTCATTAAAGTTGCGATTCAGAGTTTTCATCCCATACTTTTTGTTTCGCTTAAACTACTTATTGGTGCAATATCAATATTTTTCATCTTGAAATTTATCTTGGAAAAGAGGATTGTGTTTGTAAAGTCTGCGGTAATTTTTGTTTTACTTGCGGCTTTTTTTGATACTTTCCTTCCTCAGGTTTTTATTTCTTTCGGAGAAAGAACTGTTCCAAGTTATATTGCTTCCTTGATGCTTGCAAGTTCTCCTATCTTTACGTTGATATTTTCTATTGTATTTGCAAACGAGAAACTCAACTATAAATTAATTCCATATTTTCTATTAGGATTTTTGGGAGTGTTCCTTATATTCTTTAATGAGTTCGTAAATGCTAAAGTTTCAGTGCACATCCTCAATCTTCTGTTAATTGCGTGCGCTTCTATTTCGTATGCAATTGGCGTAATTCTTCTTAAAAAAGTTTCTGAGTTTATGGATGCTTTTACCTCTTCTTTTTATCTTATGCTGTTTGGTTTTATTTTTTCACTTTTTGCAATACCAATGTTTAATGTAACAAAGCCAATCCTAAATGTTAACTCAGTTTTGGCGCTTCTTTTTGCATCCGTTGTTTTAAATGCTTTTGGTTATGCATATTTCTTCTATGCAATATCGAAATTTGGTGCAGGAAGGGCATCTTTCATAGGTTATCTTGTGCCATTCTTCTCTACTTTGTATGGGACTATTTTTCTTAGAGAGACGCTTACAACTTTTGCTATTGCGGGTGGTGCGCTTATAATACTATCAAGTTACTTAATAAATAGAGTAACAATTAATGTCTCTAAAACTTGA